In Vibrio sp. JC009, a single window of DNA contains:
- the modB gene encoding molybdate ABC transporter permease subunit gives MLEVDFGVVTTTLKLALVVTTWLLIIGIPVSWWLANSEFRFKGVVVALLTLPMVLPPTVLGFYLLLLMGPNGPVGRLVNQLGMDQLPFSFAGIAIACIVHSIPFVIQPLQNAFEAIGKRPMEIAATLRASPRDTFFSVTLPLAWPGVFSAAVMGFCHTLGEFGVVLMIGGNIPGKTRVVSVEIYNYAEALEYGKAHILAGGMVLFSFIALVAMYWLNSHYKSRLV, from the coding sequence ATGCTTGAAGTGGATTTTGGTGTTGTTACCACTACGCTAAAGCTGGCGCTGGTGGTGACAACCTGGTTGCTGATTATCGGCATTCCGGTTTCCTGGTGGCTGGCAAACAGTGAATTCAGGTTTAAGGGCGTTGTCGTGGCTTTGCTCACATTGCCTATGGTTCTGCCTCCAACGGTATTGGGCTTTTATCTTCTGCTCTTAATGGGACCTAATGGTCCCGTAGGCAGACTGGTTAATCAGCTCGGGATGGATCAACTGCCATTTTCTTTCGCAGGTATTGCGATAGCCTGTATTGTTCACTCGATTCCATTTGTTATTCAGCCCCTGCAAAATGCCTTTGAAGCTATAGGCAAAAGGCCGATGGAAATTGCAGCTACTTTAAGAGCCTCCCCGAGAGATACCTTCTTTTCAGTCACTCTTCCACTGGCATGGCCGGGCGTGTTTTCGGCGGCGGTAATGGGCTTTTGTCACACATTGGGGGAGTTTGGTGTTGTGCTGATGATAGGTGGCAATATTCCCGGAAAAACCAGAGTGGTTTCAGTGGAGATATATAACTATGCCGAAGCGCTTGAGTACGGCAAAGCGCACATATTAGCTGGTGGTATGGTTCTGTTTTCTTTTATTGCACTTGTTGCTATGTACTGGCTTAACAGTCACTACAAGTCACGTCTTGTTTGA
- a CDS encoding peptidylprolyl isomerase, with protein MDEQKRRYLLVKLSTEKYKLNPEYLSGVQRAQIEEEVEKLYRMQSSIMSSKEAQAVRISGDQVMKTYQECVGQFESEEELYFTLKKQGITLEGYKSALKDELYCEKILDYIAREIPDLDRQQALDYYNKNLLEFSRARTWKVSQILITINDEFNENTRENALSRINEVREELKTKPFSELAMKYSECPSALEEGSLGWCEEGKLYPQITTALYKLTKEEVSQVVETEVGFHLVKFHEEKTPYVATFEEAWPFLKEKHSSRAKTYIQRQWMAQLTGSQNETI; from the coding sequence ATGGATGAGCAGAAAAGACGCTATTTACTGGTAAAACTTTCAACAGAAAAATACAAGCTGAATCCTGAATATTTGTCAGGAGTGCAACGGGCACAAATCGAAGAAGAAGTAGAAAAACTATACAGAATGCAAAGCAGCATTATGAGCTCCAAAGAGGCTCAGGCAGTTCGTATTTCGGGCGATCAGGTAATGAAAACTTATCAGGAGTGCGTAGGACAGTTTGAGTCTGAAGAAGAGCTTTACTTCACTCTGAAAAAACAGGGAATCACCCTTGAAGGCTACAAAAGCGCCCTAAAAGATGAGCTTTATTGCGAAAAGATTCTGGATTATATAGCCAGAGAGATACCGGACTTAGACCGGCAGCAGGCTCTGGACTACTACAATAAAAACTTGCTGGAGTTTTCCCGGGCAAGAACCTGGAAGGTAAGTCAGATACTTATCACTATCAATGACGAGTTTAATGAAAATACCCGGGAAAATGCATTAAGCCGGATAAATGAAGTTAGGGAAGAGTTAAAGACTAAACCGTTTTCTGAGCTGGCAATGAAGTACTCCGAATGCCCGAGTGCACTGGAAGAGGGGAGCCTGGGGTGGTGTGAAGAAGGGAAGCTTTATCCTCAAATTACCACTGCGCTCTATAAGCTGACTAAAGAAGAAGTGAGTCAGGTAGTGGAAACAGAAGTCGGGTTTCATCTGGTTAAGTTTCATGAGGAAAAAACACCTTATGTGGCTACTTTTGAAGAGGCGTGGCCATTTCTTAAAGAGAAGCACTCAAGCAGGGCTAAGACTTATATTCAGCGTCAATGGATGGCACAACTGACAGGGAGTCAAAATGAAACCATTTAA
- a CDS encoding ABC transporter ATP-binding protein, whose amino-acid sequence MTKKEFVAHFLNMNRKSYILAIIFIFLVNWLQVEIPRYIQLAIDLIDDASVAGHEQLTTYVEIVVLMAVAMIGIRILSRIYALNPGRITEAALKNDLLQKLNRLPNSFHEKFASGRLISIINNDLIGVRLLFGAGFLQFFNALLALSLTPLWMWRISPELTLYSVIPIAVAFVIFRMGFTRMKSLNIEHMQRLQNLSAQLMNFLSGIDLIKNQQMSPWVKAEAEKLNQQLLRCRMKITRIQVFIMPVLDYANNLMKILILGLGGYMLMSQQLTLGEITAFLTYSVLLAMPLMQLGRIATLYQRGMASIESVQTILNAEIPQRDIIPLSQTDVESLKGKTLSVRNLSFRYPGDERLILDDISFDIPPGKKVGVLGSIGSGKTTLVNCLNHHLDIPSETVFLDGKDVTTFARNDLRRYVKTVTQDPYLFSATVEDNIRFGSANAGIAKEQVDEVLALSQLAGDVSRFEKGDQTLVGEKGIMLSGGQKQRLSIARSLLKPGDLIIMDNVLSAVDYETERKILEGLFDRLKKQSVLVVSHRVNALEYMDEIIVLNEGKIIAKGNHSDLLKTCPYYYETWQLQQNETEARAC is encoded by the coding sequence ATGACTAAAAAAGAGTTTGTCGCCCATTTTCTGAATATGAACCGCAAGTCGTATATTCTTGCGATTATTTTCATATTCCTTGTTAACTGGCTTCAGGTAGAAATTCCCCGCTATATTCAACTGGCGATAGATCTGATTGACGATGCGTCGGTAGCGGGTCATGAGCAGCTGACAACCTATGTCGAAATCGTTGTACTGATGGCGGTGGCAATGATCGGTATCCGTATTTTGTCGCGAATTTATGCGCTTAATCCCGGCCGTATTACGGAAGCAGCATTAAAAAACGATCTTCTGCAGAAGCTGAACCGTCTGCCAAACAGTTTTCATGAGAAGTTTGCTTCGGGCAGGCTTATCTCCATTATAAACAATGACCTGATTGGTGTGCGCTTGCTGTTCGGGGCAGGGTTTTTGCAGTTCTTTAATGCCTTACTGGCACTCTCGTTAACCCCTTTATGGATGTGGCGTATTTCACCTGAGCTGACGCTTTACTCTGTTATCCCCATTGCCGTGGCATTTGTGATTTTCCGTATGGGTTTTACCCGGATGAAAAGCCTGAACATAGAACATATGCAAAGGCTGCAAAATCTTTCGGCTCAGCTGATGAATTTTCTGTCGGGTATCGATCTGATCAAAAATCAGCAGATGTCGCCCTGGGTAAAAGCGGAAGCTGAAAAGCTTAACCAGCAGTTGCTTCGCTGCCGGATGAAGATCACCCGTATTCAGGTCTTTATCATGCCGGTTCTGGATTATGCCAATAACCTGATGAAAATCCTGATCCTCGGGCTTGGTGGTTACATGCTGATGAGCCAGCAACTGACACTGGGTGAAATCACGGCCTTTCTGACCTATTCAGTGCTGCTGGCCATGCCGCTTATGCAACTGGGACGAATTGCTACTTTATATCAGCGTGGTATGGCAAGTATTGAAAGTGTTCAGACGATATTAAATGCTGAGATCCCGCAGCGGGATATTATTCCGCTTTCTCAAACTGATGTAGAAAGCCTTAAAGGTAAAACGCTGTCGGTCCGAAACTTGAGCTTCCGTTATCCGGGTGATGAGCGGTTAATTCTGGACGATATCAGCTTTGATATCCCGCCGGGTAAAAAAGTGGGTGTGCTGGGCAGTATAGGCTCAGGTAAAACTACACTGGTGAACTGCCTGAATCACCATCTTGATATCCCTTCTGAAACAGTATTTCTTGATGGCAAAGACGTGACGACCTTTGCTCGCAACGATTTACGCCGTTATGTAAAAACAGTGACGCAGGACCCTTACCTGTTTTCGGCCACAGTTGAGGACAATATCCGATTTGGCAGCGCAAATGCCGGTATCGCAAAAGAGCAGGTTGATGAGGTATTAGCATTGAGTCAGCTTGCCGGTGATGTTTCCCGCTTTGAAAAGGGGGATCAGACTCTTGTTGGTGAGAAGGGCATTATGCTCTCCGGAGGTCAGAAGCAGCGGCTGAGTATTGCCCGCTCACTGCTTAAGCCGGGTGATCTCATCATTATGGATAACGTACTTTCCGCTGTTGATTACGAAACCGAACGTAAGATTCTGGAAGGGCTGTTTGACCGACTGAAAAAACAGTCGGTTCTGGTGGTTTCTCACCGTGTTAATGCTCTTGAATATATGGATGAAATTATTGTGCTGAATGAAGGCAAGATTATCGCTAAAGGTAATCACTCTGATCTGCTGAAAACCTGCCCTTATTACTACGAAACCTGGCAGCTGCAGCAGAACGAAACGGAGGCCAGAGCATGTTAA
- a CDS encoding 4Fe-4S binding protein — MKYAITDKCTGCHACQTVCPNNAVYKNPEAEKFFLIHEKRCNGCEGIYDEPQCASICPIEEAIVFETGLPVNPKGSLTGIPAQSPGSYTQV, encoded by the coding sequence ATGAAGTATGCCATTACTGACAAGTGCACAGGCTGCCATGCCTGTCAGACGGTTTGTCCGAACAATGCTGTGTATAAAAATCCGGAAGCGGAGAAGTTCTTTCTTATTCATGAAAAACGCTGTAACGGCTGTGAAGGCATCTATGACGAACCGCAATGTGCCAGCATCTGCCCGATTGAAGAGGCCATCGTTTTTGAAACCGGCCTTCCTGTGAATCCGAAAGGCAGCCTGACGGGTATTCCTGCTCAAAGCCCTGGCTCTTATACACAAGTTTAA
- the modA gene encoding molybdate ABC transporter substrate-binding protein: protein MKPFKLLIIILAAFSDFAYAGDVSVAVANNFYKPLQVLAKDFEKESGESVSISTGSTGQLYAQIVNGAPFDVFLAADKKRPGKLVDAGIAKEAFTYAKGRLVLWSPDSARVKQAATVLQQPKIKHIALPNPKLAPYGWAAVQVMKNTGVYQAAEPKLVSAKGLNAVFQFVSTGNAEVGFLAMSQIYRDGKFIDGSYWLIPDELYEPIKQDAVLMTSSFDKPTARAFIAYLKSDRAKKLITQFGYL, encoded by the coding sequence ATGAAACCATTTAAATTGCTAATAATCATTCTTGCTGCTTTCTCTGACTTTGCTTATGCCGGTGACGTGTCCGTTGCTGTGGCAAATAACTTCTACAAACCTTTACAGGTTCTGGCGAAAGATTTCGAAAAAGAGTCGGGAGAGTCGGTCAGCATAAGCACCGGCTCAACGGGGCAGCTCTATGCGCAGATCGTAAATGGTGCGCCATTTGATGTATTTCTTGCCGCTGACAAAAAACGTCCGGGGAAACTGGTTGATGCAGGCATTGCTAAGGAAGCTTTTACCTATGCTAAAGGCCGTCTTGTTTTATGGTCTCCGGACAGTGCAAGAGTTAAGCAGGCTGCAACTGTGCTGCAACAGCCGAAGATCAAACATATCGCTTTACCCAATCCCAAACTGGCCCCTTACGGCTGGGCAGCGGTTCAGGTAATGAAAAATACCGGCGTATATCAGGCCGCTGAACCTAAACTGGTATCGGCAAAAGGTCTGAACGCGGTATTTCAGTTTGTTTCGACCGGTAATGCTGAGGTGGGCTTTCTTGCCATGTCTCAGATATACAGAGATGGCAAATTTATCGATGGTTCGTACTGGTTGATTCCTGATGAGCTGTATGAGCCAATTAAGCAGGATGCGGTACTGATGACATCAAGTTTCGATAAACCAACCGCCAGAGCCTTTATCGCTTACCTGAAAAGCGACAGAGCGAAAAAGCTGATCACTCAGTTCGGCTATCTGTGA
- a CDS encoding nitrogenase-stabilizing/protective protein NifW: METDFEMEIDSLSSAEDFLGYFQLDYDPQLIRTKRIQLMRMFHHVLNTFSEPLQHADYRKALKVAYRQLENGNELAFSASGCQGCTECDD, from the coding sequence ATGGAAACGGATTTTGAAATGGAAATTGACTCCCTAAGCAGCGCTGAAGACTTTCTTGGCTATTTTCAGCTTGATTATGACCCTCAGCTTATCAGGACAAAGCGTATTCAGCTGATGCGAATGTTTCACCATGTGCTTAATACTTTTTCTGAGCCCTTGCAGCATGCAGACTACCGTAAAGCTCTGAAGGTGGCGTACCGGCAACTGGAGAACGGAAACGAACTTGCATTTTCGGCATCCGGCTGTCAGGGCTGTACCGAGTGTGATGATTAG
- a CDS encoding nitrogen fixation protein NifZ — translation MDCLGARFISGSDVRVVRNIRSDGSFAGMEKGDLLVTQGEVGNVRSSGYFLQDQVIYQVFFPESNRVVGIRDTEVIDASLEWVPCLFRSLDMAELRVSLKMHGEIVAVKGELVEVQRVYRDLETGRLEYEISVAGELVRLDARMLQEPTYTEKEEAYG, via the coding sequence ATGGACTGTTTAGGTGCAAGATTTATCAGCGGCAGCGATGTGCGGGTTGTCAGAAATATTCGCAGTGACGGCAGTTTTGCCGGAATGGAAAAGGGCGATCTTCTGGTAACGCAGGGTGAAGTGGGGAATGTAAGAAGTTCAGGTTACTTTTTGCAGGATCAGGTTATTTATCAGGTTTTTTTCCCGGAGAGTAACCGTGTAGTTGGTATCAGGGATACAGAGGTTATTGATGCTTCACTGGAATGGGTCCCTTGCCTGTTCCGCTCGCTTGATATGGCTGAACTCAGGGTTTCTTTAAAGATGCATGGAGAAATTGTTGCTGTAAAAGGTGAGCTGGTTGAAGTTCAGCGAGTGTACCGTGACCTGGAAACCGGCCGTCTTGAGTATGAAATTTCAGTCGCAGGAGAGCTGGTTCGGCTTGATGCAAGAATGCTGCAGGAACCGACCTACACAGAGAAGGAGGAAGCTTATGGATGA
- the nifB gene encoding nitrogenase cofactor biosynthesis protein NifB — translation MDKSSNHSTKSHSDINKVSHFFRKEVRDKIASHPCYSKNAHKYARMHLPVAPACNIQCNYCNRKYDCSNESRPGVVSNLTDPYGALKQFRAVSKRSPNLSVVGIAGPGDALANPKATFTALKLIREESPEAQLCISTNGLALAEHIDSLVEVGVNHLTITINCIDPEIGKEIYPWIYYDNRRIRGVEAASILIERQLAGLEAASQAGMLIKVNTVLIPGINDHHIQAVSEKVRGLGAMLHNIMPLISDPAHGTYFGLTHQRGPTDEELQQARSRSGDHMPQMTHCQQCRADAVGTLGQSCSSGEDNSSANKAYKVAVAGTKKQDDTFIQTHFGHAEQFDIYEYSEAEQAFVHSETRIVSQYCTGADECISEEEHKQQLIDAISDVNELFCSRIGISPWQQLENAGVKPNVDFAYESLDTALQKTVSNLKAKSQTYQMLKGA, via the coding sequence ATGGACAAGAGTTCTAATCACTCAACAAAAAGTCATTCTGACATAAACAAAGTCAGCCACTTTTTTCGCAAGGAAGTAAGAGACAAGATCGCTTCACATCCATGCTATTCAAAAAATGCTCACAAATACGCGAGAATGCACCTTCCGGTAGCACCTGCGTGCAATATTCAGTGCAACTACTGCAACAGAAAATATGACTGCAGTAATGAGTCCCGCCCCGGCGTGGTCTCTAACCTTACCGACCCGTATGGAGCACTAAAGCAATTCAGGGCCGTTTCCAAGCGCTCCCCCAACCTATCTGTTGTGGGAATCGCCGGACCGGGAGATGCACTGGCAAACCCAAAAGCGACCTTTACTGCACTCAAACTTATTCGGGAAGAGAGCCCGGAAGCTCAGTTATGTATTTCTACTAATGGCCTGGCTCTGGCAGAGCATATTGATAGTCTGGTAGAAGTAGGCGTTAATCACCTGACCATCACTATCAACTGTATTGATCCTGAGATCGGCAAAGAAATATATCCGTGGATTTATTATGACAACAGACGAATTCGCGGTGTAGAAGCAGCAAGTATACTGATAGAACGTCAGCTTGCCGGGCTTGAAGCAGCATCTCAGGCGGGAATGTTAATTAAGGTCAATACCGTGCTGATTCCAGGAATAAACGACCACCATATTCAGGCGGTCTCAGAAAAGGTACGTGGTCTCGGCGCTATGCTGCATAACATCATGCCGCTGATATCTGACCCGGCTCACGGCACCTATTTCGGGCTGACGCATCAAAGGGGACCAACAGACGAAGAGCTGCAACAGGCCCGGTCACGCTCCGGCGATCATATGCCTCAAATGACTCACTGTCAGCAGTGCCGGGCAGATGCGGTTGGTACTCTCGGGCAGAGCTGCTCTTCAGGTGAAGATAACTCTTCGGCGAACAAAGCGTATAAAGTTGCCGTTGCGGGGACAAAAAAACAGGATGATACCTTTATTCAGACCCATTTTGGCCACGCAGAGCAGTTTGATATTTATGAGTATTCTGAAGCGGAGCAGGCCTTTGTTCACTCGGAAACCCGGATTGTGTCCCAATACTGCACCGGAGCCGATGAGTGTATCTCTGAAGAAGAGCATAAACAGCAGCTTATTGATGCCATTTCCGATGTAAATGAGCTCTTCTGCTCCAGAATCGGTATTTCACCCTGGCAGCAACTTGAGAACGCAGGCGTTAAACCAAATGTTGATTTTGCCTATGAAAGCCTGGATACCGCCTTGCAGAAAACAGTATCAAATCTAAAAGCCAAGTCTCAAACTTATCAGATGTTAAAAGGAGCATGA
- the modC gene encoding molybdenum ABC transporter ATP-binding protein yields the protein MEKSEAIRARFNIDYENFALKLDLTLPGKGVTVLFGHSGSGKTTCLRAMAGLEKLKQGYFSVDGEIWQNTIDDIFVPTHKREIGYVFQEAGLFPHLSVRGNLEFGLKRIPESDRKIGLDPVSRLLGISHLLDRAPERLSGGEKQRVAIARALLTSPKMLLMDEPLSALDNGLKSEILPYLERLQHELSMPIVYVTHSVEELARLADHIVLFHQGSILASDSATSIMSDPNYQNMFGEGAGSIFDTQVQEVYSDHITRLDAGGDLSFYIPEKQEHFGKQLRCRILANDVSVCLDKPAGTSVLNVVSASIVNITSTNRLGELMLTLRLSNGSHLLSLVTERSVYHMGLKAGKSIWAQIKAVAIC from the coding sequence ATGGAAAAGTCAGAAGCCATCCGTGCCCGGTTCAATATTGACTACGAAAACTTTGCCCTTAAGCTCGATCTTACTTTACCTGGTAAGGGAGTTACTGTTTTATTTGGTCATTCAGGATCAGGTAAAACCACCTGTTTGCGTGCAATGGCGGGACTGGAGAAGCTCAAACAGGGTTATTTCTCTGTTGATGGGGAAATCTGGCAAAACACCATTGACGATATATTTGTTCCCACCCATAAACGTGAAATCGGCTATGTGTTTCAGGAGGCCGGTCTGTTTCCTCACCTTTCTGTCCGGGGCAACCTGGAGTTTGGCCTGAAGCGTATTCCGGAGTCGGATAGAAAAATCGGATTAGACCCGGTGAGCCGGTTACTGGGGATCAGTCATCTGCTTGACCGAGCTCCCGAGCGGTTATCCGGAGGTGAAAAACAGCGGGTGGCTATTGCCCGCGCTTTGCTGACATCACCCAAAATGCTGCTGATGGATGAGCCGCTTTCCGCCCTGGATAACGGACTGAAGTCTGAAATCCTCCCTTATCTGGAAAGATTGCAACATGAGCTGTCCATGCCAATCGTTTATGTCACGCATTCTGTTGAAGAGCTGGCCAGGCTTGCTGATCATATTGTGCTTTTCCATCAGGGAAGCATTTTGGCATCTGACAGTGCGACAAGCATTATGTCCGATCCAAACTACCAGAATATGTTTGGCGAAGGAGCCGGAAGTATCTTTGATACTCAGGTTCAGGAGGTCTACTCGGATCATATTACCCGTCTGGATGCAGGTGGGGACCTGAGCTTCTATATCCCCGAAAAGCAGGAGCACTTTGGCAAACAATTACGTTGCCGGATTCTGGCTAACGATGTCAGTGTTTGTCTGGATAAGCCAGCCGGTACTTCGGTTCTTAATGTTGTCAGCGCCAGTATCGTGAATATCACTTCAACCAACAGGCTGGGGGAGCTGATGTTAACCTTAAGACTCAGCAATGGCTCTCATCTTTTGTCTCTGGTGACGGAACGTTCGGTTTATCATATGGGATTAAAAGCGGGGAAGTCGATTTGGGCGCAAATTAAGGCTGTTGCTATCTGTTGA